GGCATTTGTGCTTGGTGGCGGTCTGCTCGCCGCGTCAGGCGCATGGGCGGAGACCTGTTTGAAGGTGACGTTGACCGGCACCCAGGGCGGACCGCCCGTCTATCAGGGACAGGCAGGCGCCGGCACACTCGTGCAGTTCGGCACGGTGGAGAACAAATGCAACGACATGCGCCTGCAGTTCGATACGGGCCGCGGCACCACCCAGCGCCTGAGCCAGGCAGGCGTGCCCGTCGGGCAACTCGATGCAATTTTCCTGAGCCATTTGCATTCCGACCACACGGAAGGCCTTGCCGACATGATGCAGCTGCGCTGGCATTTCAACTCCGGCGGTCCGAAGGTCGATCTCGTCTGCAGCGAGGAAACCAGGTCACCTCTGGGTTTTGCCCTGAGTTGCGAGCGGTTTGCCAGACATATTGGCGATGCGTTGATCCAGTCGGGAGAAATCGCGCAGAGACTGGCTGAAAACAAGAAACGTCTGCCGGGCGGACCGGCGGATCTGATCGAGGTGAAGGACTTCAAGCCGGAGGACGAGGCCAAGGAAGTCTGGTCCAAGGGGGATGTCACGGTCAGTGCCATCCGCTCCACCCACATTGCAGGCCACGCCTCCTACCGGGTCGATACGCCTGCCGGAAGTGTTGTCATCGGAGGGGATGCCGGCAATGACGTGCGCAAGCCTCCGCGCGACACCTCCACATCCGGCCAGGTTGAGAAACTGGCGCAAGGGGCTGATATCGTGGTGCATTCCACCATCCACCCGGTAATGGGGCCGGAAGGCGGCACCGGTTTTCCGCCACCGATCTTCTTCCGCCAGTCGAACGCCACCGATCTCGGTCACCTGGCCCGGCGCGCCGGGGTCAAGCATCTGATGCTGACCCACCTGATCCCACCGGTCGGCGCACCGCGCCAGGGTCCCTACAAACTGCCCGACGGCGCCTTGACCGAAGACGATTACCGCAACGCCGTTGTCGACAGCGGTTTTGAAGGTGAAACCGTGGTCGGCTCCGACCTCGCGTCGGTCACCCTGACGGCCCGGTAACCGGACCCTGGTCCACGCGCCCGCGGTCTGCAAGGCAGACCGCGGGTGCGGGTGGCCGCATCAGAACCCCGGTACTTTTTTCAGGATTGCCGCTTCCGGAGAAATGCGTTGAACTGTCCGTGGCATCAAGCGCAACGGGCAAACAATGCAAGATCGAAACGGTGTTTCCGGGCACGCGGACCTGACCGCGCTTTACCAGACCGCAACGCGTTTCGAATGCGGCTTTCTACTCGATTTCCATTGCTACAACATGTTCGGACACACACAGCCGGACGCGTTGCCAACCCACCGGCGGAGCGAGTTTGCAGCAACTGCGCATTCCGACATTCTCTGGCAGTCTCCGCCACGGCCGAAAACATTCGCCGCAGAAGCGCCTGAAGGGTTTTCAGATGGAGACGCCTTCATCGAACCGCAGCCGATTTCCCATGTCGAACAGGGACTGGCCGGCGACATGGCTCAGTTTCTTTACCGGACCTGGCTCAAGAACAAGGGCGTTGTCTTCAGCGACAGTGAACTGACCCGCCTCTGCCCCTGGCTCCTCCTGACGCTGCCCGGGGCACCACCAGGCGAAGTGC
This genomic interval from Labrenzia sp. VG12 contains the following:
- a CDS encoding MBL fold metallo-hydrolase translates to MARNLVRAFVLGGGLLAASGAWAETCLKVTLTGTQGGPPVYQGQAGAGTLVQFGTVENKCNDMRLQFDTGRGTTQRLSQAGVPVGQLDAIFLSHLHSDHTEGLADMMQLRWHFNSGGPKVDLVCSEETRSPLGFALSCERFARHIGDALIQSGEIAQRLAENKKRLPGGPADLIEVKDFKPEDEAKEVWSKGDVTVSAIRSTHIAGHASYRVDTPAGSVVIGGDAGNDVRKPPRDTSTSGQVEKLAQGADIVVHSTIHPVMGPEGGTGFPPPIFFRQSNATDLGHLARRAGVKHLMLTHLIPPVGAPRQGPYKLPDGALTEDDYRNAVVDSGFEGETVVGSDLASVTLTAR